The following are encoded in a window of Halosolutus halophilus genomic DNA:
- a CDS encoding NAD(P)/FAD-dependent oxidoreductase — translation MERVDVAIVGGGPAGASAAERAAAHGAETVLFEQGVPREDRDGLGPDSTDAAGMLDYWIDIMDFDYREIPDEVIHQELEGTEFIGPNSTVELTTTGMEASYPKFGFTFHRARMDDWLHERAEDAGADLRVGTGVKSLETDLRSSTPKGPIHTLTLSNGDQIEAQYVVLADGPQRRVTLNALDQFTAPGRSVSDHLSPPEANHIAYQEYREFPDELFPEDRLKFWWGYMPGETAYPWVFPNDGTVARVGLTMPIGMELSDVENPGGYKLLKPTDDRIPSGSEYISRLLEQEYGDEYDVEEDIPIVEDRGKSKGTETYPISSTRPIDSPVDANIAVAGGAMGTTSAFHEGGYHVAVRTGKIAGRLAATDSLATYNDVWKRAIGDEIRRNVAFADIVADYGPDDWDRAFDIVTDMQGDSGEHVLLNRRYSAGIGAAKILAAYKKTKFQYRNGAYVQLSEDEYVY, via the coding sequence ATGGAACGCGTTGACGTCGCGATCGTCGGTGGCGGTCCAGCGGGGGCCTCTGCAGCCGAACGGGCCGCGGCACACGGTGCCGAGACGGTCCTGTTCGAACAGGGCGTCCCCCGGGAGGACCGAGACGGACTCGGCCCGGACTCGACCGACGCCGCCGGCATGCTCGACTACTGGATCGACATCATGGACTTCGACTACCGGGAAATCCCCGACGAAGTTATCCACCAGGAACTCGAGGGGACGGAGTTCATCGGCCCGAACAGCACCGTCGAACTGACGACGACGGGGATGGAAGCCAGCTACCCGAAGTTCGGGTTCACCTTCCACCGGGCCCGGATGGACGACTGGCTCCACGAGCGGGCCGAAGACGCCGGTGCCGATCTACGGGTCGGGACCGGCGTGAAGTCCCTCGAGACGGACCTCCGATCGTCGACCCCGAAGGGGCCGATCCACACGCTGACGCTCTCGAACGGCGACCAGATCGAAGCGCAGTACGTGGTCCTCGCCGACGGGCCGCAGCGACGCGTCACGCTGAACGCCCTCGACCAGTTCACGGCCCCCGGACGGAGCGTCTCCGACCACCTCTCGCCGCCGGAGGCCAACCACATCGCCTACCAGGAGTACCGGGAGTTTCCGGACGAACTGTTCCCCGAAGACCGGCTCAAGTTCTGGTGGGGGTACATGCCCGGCGAGACCGCCTACCCGTGGGTGTTCCCCAACGACGGCACCGTCGCCCGCGTGGGCCTGACGATGCCGATCGGCATGGAACTCTCGGACGTCGAGAACCCCGGCGGCTACAAGTTGCTGAAACCGACCGACGACCGGATTCCCTCGGGCTCGGAGTACATCAGCCGGCTGCTCGAACAGGAGTACGGCGACGAGTACGACGTCGAGGAGGACATCCCGATCGTCGAAGACCGCGGCAAGTCGAAGGGGACCGAGACGTACCCGATCTCCTCGACGCGGCCGATCGACTCGCCCGTCGACGCGAACATCGCCGTCGCCGGCGGTGCGATGGGTACCACCTCGGCGTTCCACGAGGGCGGCTACCACGTCGCCGTCCGGACGGGCAAGATCGCCGGTCGACTCGCCGCAACGGACTCGCTTGCGACCTACAACGACGTCTGGAAGCGCGCGATCGGGGACGAGATCCGCCGCAACGTCGCGTTCGCGGACATCGTCGCGGACTACGGCCCCGACGACTGGGACCGGGCGTTCGACATCGTCACCGACATGCAGGGCGACAGCGGCGAGCACGTACTGCTCAACAGGCGATACTCCGCGGGGATCGGCGCCGCGAAAATCCTCGCCGCGTACAAGAAGACGAAGTTCCAGTACCGCAACGGCGCGTACGTCCAGCTCTCGGAAGACGAGTACGTCTACTGA
- a CDS encoding cytochrome c oxidase subunit 3 codes for MSGRSSTDPDRDPTTRADGSGHGRAGDRSERDPAGSGPAAGDTGRDHRGPAGPGSDPDPGGHDRHGLDDHEHEHRSRWPLVTGIGAAGLYGGVAIALLGAAAGVLPPVIGVGLAVLGAIVLLVGVAGWIDETFLAPAREAGTGGKSRDSYVSTTLLFLTTDVSTFGALFVYYFFVRVGAWPPQEVPSLLSSLVAINTLILVTSSVTFHYAHEALRDGHRRRFLGLLGTTLLLGVVFLAGQAYEYYEFVVHEGFTLADGVFGSAFYGLTGLHGLHVTLGVGGLAVLCWRGLRGHYGPDRDTSIATVGLYWHFVDAVWLFLVVVVYLGTAV; via the coding sequence ATGAGCGGTCGATCCAGCACCGATCCCGATCGCGACCCGACCACGCGAGCGGACGGCTCCGGCCACGGCCGGGCAGGCGATCGATCGGAACGCGATCCCGCCGGTTCCGGACCCGCCGCCGGAGATACCGGACGCGACCACCGTGGCCCCGCTGGCCCCGGATCCGATCCCGACCCCGGTGGCCACGACCGTCACGGACTCGACGATCACGAGCACGAACACCGGAGCCGGTGGCCCCTCGTCACCGGGATCGGTGCCGCCGGCCTCTACGGCGGCGTCGCGATCGCCCTCCTCGGCGCGGCCGCCGGCGTCCTCCCGCCGGTGATCGGCGTCGGCCTCGCCGTCCTCGGAGCGATCGTCCTGCTGGTCGGCGTCGCTGGCTGGATCGACGAGACGTTTCTCGCGCCCGCCCGCGAGGCCGGCACCGGCGGGAAGTCCCGCGACTCGTACGTCTCGACGACGCTGCTCTTTCTCACGACCGACGTCTCGACGTTCGGGGCGCTGTTCGTCTACTACTTCTTCGTCCGGGTCGGCGCGTGGCCCCCGCAGGAGGTGCCGTCGCTCTTGAGTTCGCTCGTGGCGATCAACACCCTGATCCTGGTCACGAGTAGCGTCACCTTCCACTACGCCCACGAGGCGTTGCGGGACGGCCATCGCCGGCGCTTTCTCGGCCTCCTCGGGACGACCCTGCTTCTCGGCGTCGTCTTCCTCGCCGGCCAGGCCTACGAGTACTACGAGTTCGTCGTCCACGAGGGCTTTACGCTCGCGGACGGGGTCTTCGGCAGCGCGTTCTACGGGCTGACCGGCCTGCACGGGCTCCACGTCACGCTGGGCGTCGGCGGACTGGCCGTCCTCTGCTGGCGCGGACTGCGAGGCCACTACGGTCCCGATCGGGACACGTCGATCGCGACCGTCGGCCTGTACTGGCACTTCGTCGACGCCGTCTGGCTGTTTCTCGTGGTCGTCGTCTATCTCGGGACGGCGGTCTGA
- the coxB gene encoding cytochrome c oxidase subunit II has translation MSRRVTIGVAVLAGLWILTGSVAAQSENRDLIEGLEFQLLYVALPLSLFVLMILVYAAVKFHDNDDPKPTAEDPALEITWTAATAIILLFVGIAGYSVLVSPYVSPSQASDLAGGEQGTADSIEDLPETDDEELVVRGYQWGWDVTYPEHNVTTEDEIVIPANEDVTMWLTSDDVIHSLFISDLGVKQDAFPQEYTRLRTNVYETGQYDADCTEFCGAGHSRMDADVIVVEPDEYESWLEENEDSQATAPDG, from the coding sequence ATGAGTCGTCGGGTCACCATCGGCGTCGCGGTACTCGCTGGGTTGTGGATCCTGACCGGCAGCGTCGCGGCACAGTCGGAAAACCGCGACCTCATCGAGGGACTCGAGTTCCAGTTGCTTTACGTCGCGTTGCCGCTCTCGCTGTTCGTCCTGATGATTCTCGTCTACGCCGCGGTCAAGTTCCACGACAACGATGATCCGAAGCCGACCGCGGAAGACCCGGCGCTCGAGATCACCTGGACCGCCGCGACGGCGATCATCCTGCTGTTCGTCGGGATCGCCGGTTACAGCGTCCTCGTCAGCCCGTACGTCTCCCCGTCCCAAGCGTCCGACCTCGCCGGCGGCGAACAGGGAACGGCCGACTCGATCGAAGATCTCCCCGAAACCGACGACGAGGAACTGGTCGTCCGGGGCTACCAGTGGGGCTGGGACGTGACCTACCCCGAGCACAACGTGACGACCGAGGACGAGATCGTGATCCCCGCAAACGAGGACGTGACGATGTGGTTGACTTCCGACGACGTCATTCACTCGCTTTTCATCTCGGACCTCGGCGTCAAACAGGATGCGTTCCCCCAGGAGTATACCCGTCTCCGGACCAACGTCTACGAGACCGGACAGTACGACGCCGACTGTACCGAATTCTGCGGAGCCGGCCACTCGCGGATGGACGCTGACGTGATCGTCGTCGAACCCGACGAGTACGAGTCGTGGCTCGAGGAAAACGAGGACAGCCAGGCGACGGCCCCCGACGGATGA
- a CDS encoding DUF7546 family protein: MSSIGTVTRRLSRPSPVSTVVWTSVLVFEATLILAYVSVRGAHLGLFHVFPFVWLNLSGWVLWRTSVPSGNHRQKLVAGAIAVGYFALLGYFGGLYDLFPLAGHPEAHAQQFLGLEYTIVMPPGYGPALFYTTSVVKLALSPYLLVGYITLAYLVYVTVLDASNAAASGILGIFACISCSWPILASIVGGAGATGALATTVYAQAYELSTIAFVVTVALLYWRPFE; the protein is encoded by the coding sequence GTGAGTTCGATCGGCACGGTCACCCGACGACTCTCCCGTCCGAGTCCGGTGTCGACGGTCGTCTGGACCTCCGTGTTGGTGTTCGAGGCAACGTTGATTCTCGCCTACGTGAGCGTCAGGGGTGCCCACCTCGGCCTCTTTCACGTCTTTCCGTTCGTCTGGCTCAACCTCAGCGGGTGGGTGCTCTGGCGGACGTCCGTGCCGTCCGGAAACCACCGCCAGAAGCTCGTCGCAGGAGCGATCGCGGTCGGCTACTTCGCCCTGCTCGGGTACTTCGGCGGTCTGTACGACCTGTTCCCGCTCGCTGGCCACCCCGAAGCTCATGCACAGCAGTTCCTGGGGCTCGAATATACGATCGTGATGCCACCCGGATACGGTCCGGCGCTGTTTTACACGACCTCGGTGGTAAAACTCGCGCTCTCTCCGTATCTGCTCGTCGGGTACATCACGCTGGCGTATCTCGTCTACGTCACCGTGCTGGATGCGTCCAACGCCGCGGCGTCCGGCATTCTCGGGATATTCGCCTGTATCAGCTGCTCGTGGCCGATCCTCGCCTCGATCGTCGGCGGTGCCGGGGCCACCGGTGCGCTCGCGACCACCGTCTACGCGCAGGCGTACGAACTCTCGACGATCGCGTTCGTGGTGACGGTCGCGCTCCTGTACTGGCGACCGTTCGAGTGA
- a CDS encoding DUF6789 family protein, which translates to MDRAIVQASLLAAIFLGCLCTILVARRLQAEPSPDGGYATIGRERLTWGEAKAAAIRWTTTTNHREIGMLYIALGTVAAVWGGTDAMMMRTHLLTPGADIWTEQTYNELFTMHGLTMLIFFIAPVFFGIGNYFLPLLIGADDMAFPRLNAVGFWMLPPALLLSRLGIVAEVTGKTLALVVPEGWLSVLFALREPAIGWTMYAPLSTSTPNPQINFLLLGLHLSGIATTIAAINFVTTIVYERDSSIGWANLDIFSWNMLVTSAIILFAFPLLGTALLMLLFDRNFGTTFFATEGGGPILWQHLFWFWGHPEVYIIFLPATGLMSLILPKFVGRKLFGFKFIVYSTIAIGVLSFGVWAHHMFATGIDPRVRASFMATSIAIAVPSAIKIFNWITTIWNGNVKLASPLILCIGGIGMFIYGGITGIFLAVIPVDIVYHDTYYVVGHFHLILMGIIPLMMFAASYYWYPIITGRLYDRRLALFQSTLLVAGAALTFGTLMIIGYLELPRRYATYPPSFSSLQIVATVGSYLIGLSVLLWLYNMLWSYFHGDPVEAADPWDLKTTNQFTPEWQWFEEKLERERGIPPAEPDEVRRSYVPAREERPPSLFGRIKPVARTVVNDAGTGAVGGLVGTILMSGVLAVAVGLGAFDLEAFAGLATLVGLPANVGLGYAIFLFGGMTIWPLLFLALGEYLPGELNLVTGLWYATVIASGFAIGFYTDQTGLELVAYLVFVLLAHWIYGLGLAGTIEYLGGRLSSPAEDQDYEQ; encoded by the coding sequence ATGGACCGAGCGATCGTCCAGGCGTCGCTGTTGGCCGCGATTTTCCTCGGCTGTCTCTGTACGATCCTCGTGGCCCGGCGGCTGCAGGCAGAGCCATCTCCCGACGGCGGGTACGCGACGATCGGACGGGAGAGACTGACCTGGGGCGAGGCGAAAGCCGCTGCGATCAGGTGGACGACCACGACGAACCACCGGGAGATCGGCATGCTCTACATCGCACTGGGTACCGTCGCGGCGGTCTGGGGCGGGACCGACGCGATGATGATGCGGACGCATCTGCTGACGCCCGGGGCGGACATCTGGACGGAGCAGACGTACAACGAGCTGTTCACGATGCACGGGCTGACGATGCTCATCTTCTTCATCGCACCGGTCTTCTTCGGCATCGGCAACTACTTCCTGCCCCTGCTGATCGGGGCCGACGATATGGCGTTCCCGCGGTTGAACGCCGTCGGCTTCTGGATGCTCCCGCCCGCGCTCTTGCTCTCGCGGCTGGGAATCGTCGCCGAGGTAACCGGGAAGACGCTCGCGCTGGTCGTTCCCGAGGGGTGGCTCTCGGTCCTGTTCGCGCTCCGGGAGCCGGCGATCGGCTGGACTATGTACGCGCCGCTGTCGACGTCGACGCCGAATCCACAGATCAACTTCCTGTTACTGGGGTTGCACCTGAGCGGCATCGCCACGACGATCGCCGCGATCAACTTCGTCACGACGATCGTCTACGAACGCGATTCGTCGATCGGCTGGGCCAACCTCGACATCTTCTCGTGGAACATGCTGGTCACGAGCGCGATCATCCTCTTTGCCTTCCCGTTGCTGGGGACCGCTCTCCTGATGTTGCTGTTCGATCGCAACTTCGGAACGACGTTCTTCGCGACCGAGGGCGGCGGCCCGATCCTCTGGCAACACCTGTTCTGGTTCTGGGGCCATCCCGAGGTGTACATCATCTTCCTGCCCGCGACGGGGCTGATGAGCCTCATTCTCCCGAAGTTCGTCGGTCGGAAGCTGTTCGGGTTCAAGTTCATCGTCTACTCGACGATCGCGATCGGCGTCCTCTCGTTCGGCGTCTGGGCCCACCACATGTTCGCGACCGGGATCGATCCCCGCGTCCGGGCGAGTTTCATGGCGACCTCGATCGCGATCGCGGTGCCGAGCGCGATCAAGATCTTCAACTGGATCACCACCATCTGGAACGGGAACGTCAAACTGGCGTCGCCGCTCATCCTCTGTATCGGCGGCATCGGGATGTTCATCTACGGCGGCATCACCGGCATCTTTCTCGCGGTGATCCCGGTCGACATCGTCTATCACGACACCTACTACGTCGTCGGTCACTTCCATCTCATCCTGATGGGGATCATCCCCCTGATGATGTTCGCCGCGAGTTACTACTGGTACCCGATCATCACCGGTCGGCTGTACGATCGACGCCTCGCGCTCTTCCAGTCGACCCTGCTCGTCGCCGGTGCCGCGCTCACGTTCGGCACGCTCATGATCATCGGGTATCTCGAACTGCCCCGCCGGTACGCGACGTATCCGCCGTCGTTCAGTTCGTTACAGATCGTCGCCACGGTCGGGTCGTACCTCATCGGCCTCAGCGTCTTGCTGTGGCTCTACAATATGCTCTGGTCGTACTTCCACGGGGACCCGGTCGAGGCGGCCGACCCGTGGGACCTCAAGACGACCAACCAGTTCACGCCCGAGTGGCAGTGGTTCGAGGAGAAACTCGAGCGCGAACGCGGGATTCCGCCCGCCGAACCGGACGAAGTCCGCCGTTCGTACGTCCCGGCGCGGGAGGAGCGCCCGCCCTCGCTGTTCGGCCGGATCAAACCGGTCGCGCGGACGGTCGTGAACGACGCCGGTACGGGCGCGGTCGGCGGCCTCGTCGGCACGATACTCATGTCGGGGGTGCTCGCCGTCGCCGTCGGTCTCGGCGCGTTCGACCTGGAGGCCTTCGCCGGTCTCGCGACGCTGGTCGGCCTGCCCGCGAACGTCGGCCTCGGCTATGCCATCTTCCTCTTCGGCGGGATGACGATCTGGCCCCTGCTCTTCCTCGCGCTCGGGGAGTACCTGCCCGGCGAACTCAACCTCGTCACGGGACTGTGGTACGCGACGGTCATCGCCTCGGGGTTCGCGATCGGGTTCTACACCGACCAGACGGGCCTCGAACTCGTCGCCTACCTCGTGTTCGTCCTGCTCGCCCACTGGATCTACGGACTCGGCCTCGCCGGGACGATCGAGTACCTCGGCGGGAGGCTCTCGTCTCCCGCGGAGGACCAGGACTATGAGCAGTGA
- a CDS encoding DUF7344 domain-containing protein translates to MADPSSLDTIYGLLAASWRRYILYYLLDNDRANVEGLSLQLAAWENDEPVTAVSEADRKDVVVSLLHSHLPKLESHGVVEYDDRSGDIVAVEAVDDLWAIVERAYASDDAVVIDESDESFLYSEPLQESSNEDQ, encoded by the coding sequence ATGGCTGACCCGTCGAGTCTGGACACTATTTACGGACTCCTGGCAGCATCGTGGCGGCGGTATATCCTGTATTACCTGCTCGACAACGATCGAGCGAACGTCGAGGGGCTCTCGCTGCAGCTAGCGGCCTGGGAGAACGACGAACCGGTGACGGCCGTCAGCGAGGCCGATCGGAAGGACGTCGTCGTCTCGTTACTGCACAGCCATTTACCAAAACTCGAATCCCACGGCGTAGTCGAGTACGACGATCGGAGTGGTGACATCGTGGCCGTCGAGGCCGTTGACGATCTCTGGGCGATCGTCGAACGGGCCTACGCGTCCGACGATGCCGTCGTGATCGACGAATCGGACGAGTCGTTCCTCTACAGCGAGCCGCTACAGGAGTCCAGTAACGAAGACCAGTAG
- a CDS encoding D-2-hydroxyacid dehydrogenase, translating into MTGESDSVASTTDPGSADVLVLRKGTHGTPIEQYADALRDRLPDLTVGLARTPGEEREAIETASFVTGMTLDEDLLAAAENLDVFACAYAGTGHLPLEALADRGVAVTNASGVHGPNIGEHVLGAILHFTRRFHVAGRRQRRREWRHYQAHELQGSTVTIVGLGAIGQAVCERLEPFGVDTIGVRYSPEKGGPADEVIGFDEEAFHAALARTDYLVLACPLTETTRGLIDRAAFQTIDPNAVLVNIARGPVVETEALVDALRSNWIRGASLDVTDPEPLPEEHPLWNFGNVQITPHNAGHTPKYYDRLADIVAGNARRFAAEGSDAEFENEVLP; encoded by the coding sequence ATGACAGGAGAGAGCGACAGTGTGGCCAGTACGACTGATCCAGGCAGCGCGGACGTCCTCGTCCTCCGGAAGGGGACTCACGGAACGCCGATCGAACAGTACGCCGATGCGTTGCGTGACCGGCTGCCCGACCTGACCGTCGGACTCGCGCGCACCCCGGGCGAGGAGCGCGAGGCGATCGAAACCGCGTCGTTCGTCACCGGGATGACACTGGACGAGGATCTGCTCGCGGCCGCCGAGAACCTCGACGTCTTCGCGTGCGCCTACGCGGGGACGGGGCACCTGCCGCTCGAGGCCCTCGCGGATCGCGGCGTCGCGGTCACCAACGCTTCGGGCGTCCACGGGCCGAACATCGGGGAACACGTGCTGGGCGCGATCCTCCACTTCACCCGCCGATTCCACGTGGCCGGGAGGCGACAGCGCCGCCGTGAGTGGCGCCACTACCAGGCCCACGAGTTACAGGGGTCGACCGTCACGATCGTCGGCCTCGGCGCGATCGGGCAGGCCGTCTGTGAGCGTCTCGAACCGTTCGGGGTCGACACGATCGGCGTGCGCTACTCGCCCGAGAAGGGCGGCCCGGCGGACGAGGTGATCGGCTTCGACGAGGAGGCGTTCCACGCGGCGCTCGCCCGGACCGACTATCTCGTCCTCGCCTGTCCGCTCACGGAGACGACCCGCGGGCTGATCGATCGGGCCGCGTTCCAGACGATCGATCCGAACGCCGTCCTCGTCAACATCGCCCGCGGCCCGGTCGTCGAGACCGAGGCGCTCGTCGACGCTCTCCGTTCGAACTGGATCCGCGGCGCCTCGCTCGACGTGACCGATCCCGAACCGCTGCCGGAAGAGCACCCGCTCTGGAACTTCGGGAACGTCCAGATCACGCCCCACAACGCCGGTCACACGCCGAAGTACTACGATCGACTGGCCGACATCGTCGCCGGGAACGCCCGGCGGTTCGCGGCGGAGGGATCGGACGCCGAGTTCGAGAATGAGGTGCTGCCGTAA